The following are encoded in a window of Sphingopyxis sp. FD7 genomic DNA:
- a CDS encoding ribbon-helix-helix domain-containing protein, which translates to MEKKQFQSVGVTLSPRMIGIVDQLATSRGVSRSEAIRIALEVGIPLLKAGLSLNAERAVTILEHTQLALSLIVQEQYPADAEHLIAQALSNVREHHG; encoded by the coding sequence GTGGAAAAGAAACAGTTCCAGAGCGTCGGTGTAACGCTCAGCCCAAGGATGATCGGCATCGTCGATCAACTTGCGACAAGCCGCGGTGTCTCGCGGTCAGAAGCCATCCGCATTGCCCTTGAAGTGGGCATTCCCCTCCTGAAGGCGGGACTATCGCTCAATGCCGAGCGGGCTGTCACAATCCTCGAGCATACCCAGCTCGCGCTCTCGCTCATCGTTCAGGAGCAATATCCGGCTGATGCCGAACACCTGATCGCTCAGGCGCTCTCCAACGTGCGAGAGCATCATGGCTGA
- a CDS encoding type IV secretion system DNA-binding domain-containing protein, which yields MAEDIRFSKKAATLTHASARGKVKRNAGNFTRGSQLFHHEILMTWAGIRMPLYVWVGTAVLLLCVLVSLTFRNHEVQLVLMKLYAAAWGWVQLNPNKPVNLTLPSGQMVQGTMSMVPYHPAVERAWAKAVQVSISAGLGAAFICVPLTVWFVDFSKRRGTDILTERHERGAVLVTHGELAKAITSHNWNAHVSECRKRRPAVDPDKILAEPLKDRVRAGLHAPYRLAGMPVPWRLEQSHAMFIGTTGAGKTTELKKIVTQARERGHRCVIFDLTGTFVESFYDAETDIILNPMDRRCVPWSIFNDCDNYAEFMSAATALVPSGHSAEDDFWQKSARTLFVEMCVKMIKMGVRSNGALSYFLMQSDLKTIHAQLEGTIAGPMMSPAAAKMAESIRTTFIANANVFRFLPEPPPDETGFSIKNWMTTEVKEGSILFITSTHPDLVLNRPLLTLWMDLAVNALFHMGRSRDLRTWFLIDEVHALHRLPAIDHGLQTARAFGGAFVLGMHSFDKLEETYGENGATNLASLAGTKLILKTADPETSRRCSEFIGNRQVRIMDEAYSYGYNDNRDASTITPRTNVEELVMPVDISDLPSMHGFVKFPDGFPAARIRLTWKDYEPRAKGFERVTDMRAAEYTPPSGDGAELGGGDREGAQPDIAPKERKDREEVALSEAERAAQQLREAIEGPLNPERELTEEEVTRKIEDEEERADFERKPARGELYGYTRPGKKDQRERQNLAMRDSEERSAQTKIEGPKGRAQNSRADAQESELSKENMRGIGNERQSRQDPSIDDDQELGR from the coding sequence ATGGCTGAAGACATCCGGTTCAGCAAAAAAGCTGCCACTCTCACCCACGCTTCCGCGCGCGGAAAAGTGAAGCGGAACGCAGGCAATTTCACGCGCGGATCGCAGCTGTTCCACCATGAAATCCTGATGACTTGGGCGGGCATCAGGATGCCCCTCTATGTCTGGGTCGGAACCGCCGTTCTACTGCTGTGCGTCCTCGTCAGTTTGACCTTCAGGAACCACGAGGTTCAGCTCGTGCTGATGAAGCTCTACGCCGCGGCCTGGGGATGGGTGCAGCTCAATCCGAACAAGCCTGTAAACCTGACGCTTCCGTCGGGTCAAATGGTGCAAGGCACCATGTCCATGGTGCCCTATCATCCTGCCGTGGAAAGGGCTTGGGCCAAGGCCGTGCAGGTCAGCATTTCTGCGGGTCTTGGTGCTGCCTTTATCTGCGTACCTTTGACCGTCTGGTTCGTCGACTTTTCGAAACGGCGCGGCACAGACATTCTGACCGAGCGGCATGAGCGCGGTGCTGTCCTTGTAACACACGGTGAACTGGCGAAAGCCATCACCAGTCACAACTGGAATGCGCATGTCAGCGAGTGCCGCAAGCGCAGGCCAGCAGTAGACCCCGACAAGATCCTGGCAGAGCCATTGAAGGACCGTGTCCGAGCGGGTCTGCATGCGCCTTATCGCCTGGCAGGGATGCCGGTTCCATGGCGCCTTGAGCAAAGCCATGCGATGTTCATCGGGACGACCGGGGCCGGCAAGACGACCGAGCTGAAGAAGATCGTCACGCAGGCGCGCGAGCGCGGGCATCGCTGCGTCATTTTCGATCTGACCGGCACTTTCGTCGAAAGTTTCTATGATGCCGAAACGGACATCATCCTCAATCCGATGGACCGGCGCTGCGTGCCATGGTCGATCTTCAACGACTGCGACAACTACGCCGAATTCATGAGCGCTGCGACGGCGCTGGTTCCCAGCGGCCACAGCGCGGAAGATGACTTTTGGCAGAAATCGGCGCGCACCCTGTTCGTCGAGATGTGCGTCAAGATGATCAAGATGGGCGTGCGCTCAAATGGCGCGCTTTCCTACTTCCTGATGCAGTCGGATCTGAAGACGATCCATGCTCAACTTGAAGGCACGATCGCAGGGCCGATGATGTCGCCCGCCGCTGCCAAAATGGCAGAGTCGATCCGTACGACCTTCATCGCCAATGCGAATGTTTTCCGCTTCCTGCCCGAACCTCCTCCGGACGAAACCGGCTTCTCGATCAAGAATTGGATGACCACCGAGGTCAAGGAAGGATCGATCCTTTTCATTACCTCTACGCACCCGGACCTGGTCCTCAATCGCCCGCTCTTGACCCTCTGGATGGATCTCGCCGTCAATGCGCTGTTCCACATGGGACGGAGCCGCGATCTGCGCACCTGGTTTCTCATCGATGAGGTCCATGCGCTGCATCGTCTCCCGGCGATCGACCATGGCCTTCAGACCGCGCGCGCGTTTGGCGGCGCCTTCGTGCTTGGCATGCATTCCTTCGACAAGCTTGAAGAAACCTATGGCGAGAACGGGGCTACTAATCTGGCCTCGCTGGCGGGCACCAAGCTGATTCTCAAGACGGCCGATCCCGAGACGTCGCGGCGATGCTCCGAGTTCATCGGTAACCGCCAGGTCCGGATCATGGATGAAGCCTATTCCTACGGCTATAACGACAACCGCGACGCCTCGACGATCACGCCCCGTACCAACGTCGAAGAACTCGTCATGCCGGTCGACATCAGCGACCTGCCCAGCATGCACGGGTTCGTGAAATTCCCGGACGGATTCCCCGCTGCCCGGATCAGGCTGACGTGGAAAGATTACGAACCCCGCGCAAAGGGCTTTGAGCGCGTCACCGACATGCGCGCGGCCGAATACACACCACCGTCCGGGGATGGCGCGGAATTGGGGGGTGGGGATAGGGAAGGCGCACAGCCTGACATCGCGCCTAAGGAGCGGAAGGATCGCGAAGAGGTAGCGCTGAGTGAGGCTGAGCGGGCGGCGCAGCAACTGAGGGAGGCGATCGAAGGGCCATTGAACCCTGAGCGCGAGCTGACCGAGGAGGAGGTAACACGCAAAATTGAGGATGAAGAGGAGCGGGCAGACTTCGAGCGAAAGCCAGCGCGAGGGGAGCTCTATGGCTATACCCGCCCTGGTAAGAAGGACCAGCGCGAGCGGCAGAACCTTGCCATGCGCGACAGCGAAGAGCGCAGCGCGCAGACGAAGATCGAAGGGCCAAAGGGGCGAGCGCAGAACAGTAGGGCAGACGCGCAGGAGAGCGAGCTTTCCAAAGAGAACATGCGCGGCATCGGCAACGAAAGGCAGAGCCGTCAGGACCCTTCCATCGACGATGATCAGGAGCTTGGGCGATGA
- the mobF gene encoding MobF family relaxase, protein MLSVASVASAGGAANYFAKDDYYVGDGPAELSEWGGKGAELGLAGPVAKDDFEKVLDGKLPDDTVVNGNANRRSGIDLTFSMPKSASLLAQLGGDKRILDAQLAAVKATMAYLEKHYAQARDRSRNANGEGVVTGKLLYALFQHDTSRALDPQNHTHAVIAAMTQDKDGNWKALWNGEIWKNNTVLGSIYNAALRTNLEKLGYETQITGKHGQFEIKGVARDVIEAFSQRRLTILATAEKLGKSANDTEALREITKRTRDPKLNPDDKQALRQEWAKRAAGLGFDAKALVEQARERCSEARESPLGSPQRVQETLSGLRDSVKLYTRPADTLITNGLQRITLTPTQLRTEMATASAIRIIGERETSWTRGDLIKTALDLGVKGVTADGVEARIGVLVADGRVLEGKSDRLDGRPEKYTTPEHVEIERATLANVAAGKGAGQAIVEAAEAPGRLRQVAGTHDLNAEQIAAGTLALASKDRTVVIQGIAGAGKTTIISAIASVAHQEGREVLGLAFANKMVSDLRTGTEIRGRDGEVVRQEIAARTVSSFVNEHLRPALAGSGPKFEASREALRGKVLVLDEASLVANKPMNDLLTIANRLGVEKLVMIGDRAQLQPIEAGKSFSLIQSDNPAMARIDTSLRQRTEHMKEAAGLVRAGMFRESFASLGARVVEAGADHLKVTAQKWLELSPDDRERTAIYSSGRAARGELNRMVQQGLKAEGAIQGEGLRLNTLLPAHATREELRYASTYSNGQLLEVTRQNAPGGLVRGRYDVEGIDAKGRVMLRDESGKLIKFDPAAIDPSDKRDALRLSEKHKETIYEGDKIRWTEKDDARGLMKSEEARILGIRDGIVTLENKAGETVELKQNDRMLERMGLAYAINMHQAQGDTRDMAIGEMHSSARHLSNQRLALVMMTRVRDDITIVTNDRDRLLAQIDRNPGDKTSALETLGEKQVEAKRSGREAGEFRPTIPDHLRAPEDRQANASRIDPASLRATPQLDVPERNIERSR, encoded by the coding sequence ATGCTGTCGGTCGCATCAGTTGCGTCAGCCGGCGGCGCGGCAAACTACTTCGCCAAGGACGACTACTATGTCGGCGATGGCCCTGCGGAGCTCAGCGAATGGGGCGGGAAGGGCGCCGAGCTCGGGCTTGCTGGTCCCGTTGCCAAGGACGACTTCGAAAAAGTCCTCGATGGCAAACTGCCCGATGACACCGTCGTAAATGGCAACGCAAACCGCCGCTCGGGAATAGACCTCACATTCTCCATGCCGAAGTCAGCCAGCCTGCTGGCGCAGTTGGGCGGCGACAAGCGGATCCTTGATGCACAGCTGGCCGCGGTCAAGGCGACCATGGCCTATCTCGAGAAACACTATGCGCAGGCCCGCGACCGTTCGCGCAATGCCAACGGCGAGGGCGTGGTCACAGGCAAGCTCCTCTATGCCTTGTTCCAGCACGACACGAGCCGGGCGCTCGACCCGCAGAACCATACCCATGCTGTCATCGCCGCGATGACGCAGGACAAGGATGGCAACTGGAAGGCGCTGTGGAACGGTGAGATCTGGAAGAACAACACAGTCCTTGGCTCCATCTACAACGCCGCGCTGCGGACGAACCTCGAGAAGCTTGGCTACGAAACCCAGATCACGGGCAAGCACGGCCAGTTCGAGATCAAGGGCGTGGCGCGCGATGTGATCGAAGCCTTCAGCCAGCGTCGCCTGACCATTCTGGCAACGGCCGAGAAACTCGGGAAGAGCGCAAACGACACAGAAGCCTTGCGTGAAATCACCAAGCGCACCCGCGATCCCAAGCTCAATCCGGACGACAAACAGGCGCTTCGGCAGGAATGGGCCAAGCGCGCTGCCGGGCTGGGGTTCGATGCCAAGGCGCTGGTCGAACAGGCGCGGGAGCGCTGCTCCGAGGCGCGCGAGAGCCCTTTGGGATCGCCTCAGCGGGTGCAGGAGACTTTGAGCGGGCTCCGCGACAGCGTGAAGCTCTACACTCGGCCAGCGGACACACTGATAACAAATGGCCTGCAACGGATCACCCTGACGCCCACGCAGCTGCGCACTGAGATGGCAACCGCTTCTGCGATCAGGATCATCGGCGAACGTGAAACCTCCTGGACCCGAGGCGACCTGATCAAGACCGCGCTCGACCTCGGCGTAAAGGGCGTGACTGCTGACGGGGTGGAAGCACGGATCGGCGTCTTGGTGGCCGACGGGAGGGTGCTGGAGGGCAAGAGCGACAGGCTCGATGGCAGGCCCGAGAAATACACCACACCTGAACATGTCGAGATCGAGCGGGCAACGCTGGCCAATGTCGCCGCGGGAAAAGGTGCAGGCCAGGCCATTGTCGAAGCGGCCGAGGCCCCCGGGCGCTTGCGGCAAGTCGCGGGCACGCATGACCTCAACGCCGAGCAGATAGCCGCCGGAACATTGGCGCTCGCCAGCAAGGACCGCACGGTCGTGATCCAGGGTATCGCAGGTGCCGGAAAGACGACGATCATATCGGCAATTGCGAGCGTGGCGCACCAGGAGGGAAGGGAGGTGCTCGGCCTCGCCTTTGCCAACAAGATGGTCAGCGATCTTCGGACCGGGACGGAGATCCGCGGGCGAGACGGAGAGGTCGTCAGGCAGGAAATCGCAGCAAGAACCGTCTCATCCTTTGTGAATGAGCATCTGCGGCCCGCGCTTGCGGGCTCGGGTCCGAAGTTCGAGGCATCGCGCGAAGCCTTGCGCGGCAAAGTGCTGGTGTTGGACGAGGCGTCGCTGGTTGCGAACAAGCCGATGAATGACCTGCTTACGATTGCCAACCGGCTTGGTGTTGAAAAGCTGGTCATGATTGGAGACCGCGCCCAGTTACAGCCGATCGAGGCGGGCAAGAGCTTTTCGCTGATCCAGTCCGACAACCCCGCAATGGCTCGCATAGACACAAGTCTGCGGCAGCGCACCGAGCACATGAAAGAAGCGGCGGGCCTGGTGCGCGCTGGCATGTTCAGGGAAAGCTTTGCCTCGCTTGGCGCGCGCGTCGTGGAAGCAGGCGCAGACCACCTCAAGGTCACCGCGCAGAAGTGGCTCGAGCTTTCGCCCGACGATCGCGAGCGAACCGCGATTTACTCGTCAGGACGAGCGGCGCGCGGCGAACTCAACCGGATGGTCCAGCAGGGCCTGAAGGCAGAAGGGGCGATCCAGGGGGAAGGGCTGAGGCTGAACACGCTCCTCCCGGCCCATGCGACGCGCGAGGAGCTGCGCTACGCCTCGACCTACAGCAATGGCCAGCTGCTCGAAGTGACGCGCCAGAACGCACCCGGAGGGCTTGTTCGGGGCCGATACGATGTCGAAGGCATCGACGCGAAGGGCCGGGTCATGCTGCGCGATGAAAGCGGCAAGCTGATCAAATTCGATCCGGCGGCGATCGATCCTTCGGACAAGCGTGATGCCTTGAGGCTCTCCGAAAAGCACAAGGAGACAATCTATGAAGGCGACAAGATCCGCTGGACCGAAAAGGATGATGCCAGGGGGCTGATGAAGTCAGAGGAGGCGAGGATCCTCGGGATCAGGGATGGGATCGTCACGCTCGAGAACAAGGCAGGCGAGACCGTAGAACTCAAGCAGAATGACCGCATGCTCGAGCGCATGGGGCTGGCCTATGCGATCAACATGCATCAGGCGCAGGGCGACACCCGCGACATGGCGATCGGTGAGATGCACTCATCAGCCCGGCACTTGTCGAACCAGCGTCTGGCGCTCGTCATGATGACCCGGGTGCGTGATGACATCACAATCGTCACCAACGACCGCGATCGGCTCCTGGCGCAGATCGACCGCAACCCGGGCGACAAGACCAGCGCGCTCGAAACCCTTGGCGAAAAGCAGGTCGAGGCCAAGCGCAGCGGCCGCGAGGCTGGCGAATTCCGGCCCACAATTCCCGATCATTTGAGGGCACCCGAGGACAGGCAAGCAAATGCCTCGCGGATCGATCCGGCGAGCCTTCGGGCAACGCCGCAATTGGACGTTCCCGAACGCAACATCGAACGCAGCCGATAG
- a CDS encoding Abi family protein, with amino-acid sequence MPPVWMVAEMMPFGQLSRWYSSLADCSLRNRIAVPLGLTETVLVPFVRHLVDVRNICAHHGRL; translated from the coding sequence CTGCCGCCGGTTTGGATGGTGGCTGAAATGATGCCGTTTGGTCAGCTCTCACGCTGGTACTCGAGCCTTGCGGACTGTTCGCTACGCAATCGGATTGCTGTGCCTCTCGGGCTCACCGAAACGGTGCTGGTGCCTTTCGTCCGACACCTTGTCGACGTTCGGAACATCTGCGCTCACCACGGTCGGCTCTGA
- a CDS encoding DUF2188 domain-containing protein produces the protein MAGKNQHVVRRGNDWAVLGAGNSRDTAHFGTQREAIARATEIARNQSSEVLIHGRNNLIRERNSYGNDPFPPRG, from the coding sequence ATGGCAGGCAAAAACCAGCATGTGGTCCGTCGCGGTAACGACTGGGCAGTCCTGGGGGCGGGAAACAGCCGTGATACGGCGCATTTCGGCACGCAGCGCGAAGCGATCGCGCGTGCGACTGAGATAGCTCGCAACCAGAGCAGCGAAGTCCTCATCCATGGCAGGAACAATCTGATCCGTGAGCGTAACAGCTACGGTAACGATCCCTTCCCGCCGCGGGGGTGA
- a CDS encoding helix-turn-helix domain-containing protein, whose product MELANRTFKEEIDIFVRLSILQVRNPPERLPSPGSEEIDMSNPELARRLREARELASVSQQAAADHVGIPRTAITQIEAGNRLVSTLELSKLAELYRRSISWFLADVQQHDDDVLVALHRLAPGLQEDDAIRFQVDRCVSLCREGVNLEKILGREERPVPPVYQEPAPNSVWEAVRQGHKVADQERRRLGLGSSPLPDLAELMVDQGIWASGANLPGTMSGLFLHHPSIGMAILVNAQHPRARRRFSYAHEYAHALFDRDRVANVTTTDNRVERVEQRANAFASAFLLPAEGIDDELRQLGKGQPSRGDVLVFDAATGGSIEGQARPAPNSQTIGFQDVAYIAHRFGVSYEAATYRLKSLRRISQAESLELLTSAMQDAGRDYLRALELLDDLEGTDTPQRGTRELRSRIAHLAIEAYRRGEISRGRLLDLSKALEIEGRQLFDLAEVARSA is encoded by the coding sequence ATGGAATTGGCCAATCGAACATTCAAGGAAGAAATTGACATTTTTGTTCGATTGAGTATATTGCAGGTAAGAAACCCCCCGGAGAGACTGCCTTCCCCCGGCAGTGAGGAGATCGACATGTCCAACCCAGAACTAGCCCGCAGGCTGCGGGAAGCGCGAGAGCTTGCGAGCGTTAGCCAGCAAGCTGCGGCGGATCATGTCGGCATTCCTCGTACCGCCATCACTCAGATCGAAGCGGGCAACAGGCTTGTCTCTACCCTGGAGCTGAGCAAGCTGGCCGAGCTTTATCGCCGTTCCATCTCGTGGTTCTTAGCCGACGTGCAGCAGCATGACGATGACGTGCTTGTCGCACTGCATCGACTTGCGCCGGGTCTCCAAGAAGATGATGCCATCCGCTTCCAGGTGGATCGCTGCGTCTCGCTTTGCCGGGAGGGCGTGAATTTGGAGAAGATTCTCGGACGCGAAGAACGCCCAGTGCCGCCGGTTTATCAGGAACCCGCACCAAATTCGGTTTGGGAGGCGGTGCGGCAAGGGCATAAGGTCGCCGATCAAGAGCGCCGCCGTCTAGGGCTGGGCAGCTCCCCGTTGCCAGATTTGGCTGAGCTTATGGTGGATCAAGGCATTTGGGCCTCAGGTGCCAATCTGCCGGGCACGATGTCTGGCCTGTTCCTGCATCATCCGAGCATCGGCATGGCTATTCTCGTCAATGCGCAGCATCCGCGTGCGCGGCGCCGGTTCTCCTACGCGCATGAATATGCGCATGCGCTGTTTGACCGCGATCGTGTGGCCAATGTCACTACGACCGACAATCGCGTAGAACGGGTGGAGCAGCGCGCGAACGCCTTCGCTTCTGCTTTCCTCCTCCCAGCAGAAGGCATCGACGATGAATTGCGCCAGCTCGGTAAGGGGCAGCCTTCCCGTGGTGACGTGCTTGTCTTTGATGCAGCGACGGGCGGTAGCATCGAGGGGCAGGCGCGGCCCGCACCCAACTCCCAGACTATTGGCTTTCAAGACGTGGCCTATATCGCCCATCGCTTCGGCGTGAGCTACGAAGCTGCTACCTACCGCCTGAAAAGCCTTCGTCGCATCAGCCAAGCGGAAAGCTTGGAGCTACTTACGTCGGCCATGCAAGATGCAGGGCGCGACTATCTCAGGGCGCTTGAGCTACTTGATGATTTGGAGGGCACGGACACGCCGCAGCGGGGCACCCGCGAGCTCCGTAGTCGTATCGCGCATCTTGCCATCGAAGCCTACCGCCGTGGGGAAATCTCCCGTGGGCGGTTGCTCGACCTGAGCAAGGCCCTCGAAATCGAAGGCCGCCAACTCTTCGACCTGGCTGAGGTGGCCCGCTCTGCGTGA
- a CDS encoding site-specific DNA-methyltransferase, translating into MPSLNWIGKEAVEHHHKEVPYRLVHCDGALSAGDPDAGNLLVHGDNLEALKALTPYYAGQVKCIYIDPPYNTGNEGWVYNDNVASPEIKAWLGAVVGKEADDLSRHDKWLCMMYPRLQLLKQFLKQDGAIAVSIDENEISSLLMLMDEIFGRQNRVGTMVWQKGKKGDAKLLPTVHEYIVIYARNKALLTAREVKWRRRKAGADDVLGHYQSIREALYPDHDAIRAEMMKWYRSLAKDDPRKAHKHYNWSDERGLYFAADFAGPDDGRESRPRYDIPHPVTEKPCKIPSTGWRWEEDTTKAALAETPPRIHFGKTHATIPCRKSYLFEIDKEPLQSVFYKDGRAATLQVEGLLGAGAFQFPKDVDVLVDLFSVLTDDGDLILDSFAGSGSTGHAVFKMNAMGQANRRFILIEMDETTAPQKTAKRLSLAISGYSEQVKPFRQIEPLGGGFRYCSLGVPLFNEFGDIDDEVSFPDLAAHVFFAETGAPIPAKAQVGDSYLGKHGDRVVYLLFAQGEEGMPREALGNVLTPTALAALPPPPEGFDGTRVVYAEGTTVSADRLKAERVVFKQIPYQIAGV; encoded by the coding sequence ATGCCGTCGTTGAATTGGATTGGGAAAGAGGCAGTAGAGCACCATCACAAGGAAGTGCCGTACAGGCTTGTTCACTGCGACGGCGCATTGTCGGCGGGCGATCCCGACGCTGGAAATCTGCTGGTCCATGGTGATAACCTAGAAGCCTTAAAGGCCCTGACACCCTATTACGCCGGCCAGGTGAAATGCATCTACATTGATCCCCCTTACAACACGGGCAACGAGGGCTGGGTCTATAACGACAATGTGGCCTCGCCCGAGATCAAGGCATGGCTTGGCGCTGTTGTAGGGAAGGAGGCTGACGACCTTTCCCGCCACGATAAGTGGCTGTGCATGATGTATCCGCGCCTGCAACTGCTGAAGCAATTCCTCAAGCAAGACGGCGCAATCGCGGTCTCAATCGACGAGAACGAAATTAGTTCGCTGCTGATGCTAATGGACGAGATTTTCGGCAGGCAGAATCGCGTGGGCACCATGGTATGGCAAAAGGGTAAAAAGGGCGACGCGAAGCTGCTGCCCACCGTCCACGAATACATCGTGATCTATGCGCGCAATAAAGCGCTACTCACCGCACGCGAGGTCAAATGGCGGCGGCGCAAAGCTGGCGCCGACGACGTTCTAGGTCACTACCAGTCAATTCGCGAGGCTTTATACCCCGACCATGATGCCATTCGCGCCGAGATGATGAAGTGGTATCGATCACTCGCCAAGGACGATCCTCGCAAGGCTCATAAACACTACAATTGGTCGGATGAGCGGGGGCTTTACTTTGCGGCGGACTTTGCGGGACCAGACGACGGGCGGGAAAGCCGACCGCGTTATGACATTCCCCATCCTGTGACGGAAAAGCCTTGCAAAATCCCATCGACGGGATGGCGGTGGGAAGAAGACACAACCAAAGCAGCCCTCGCTGAAACGCCGCCCCGTATTCATTTTGGCAAGACGCATGCGACCATTCCCTGCCGCAAGAGCTACCTTTTCGAGATAGATAAGGAGCCGCTGCAAAGCGTCTTCTATAAGGATGGGCGCGCTGCAACCCTCCAGGTTGAAGGCCTGCTAGGTGCAGGAGCCTTCCAGTTTCCAAAAGACGTGGACGTGTTGGTCGACCTGTTCAGCGTGTTGACCGACGATGGAGACTTGATCTTGGATAGCTTCGCGGGCTCTGGCTCAACGGGCCATGCTGTTTTCAAGATGAACGCGATGGGACAGGCAAACCGCCGCTTCATTTTGATCGAGATGGATGAGACAACCGCTCCCCAGAAAACCGCGAAGCGCCTCTCGCTGGCAATCTCAGGTTATAGCGAGCAGGTGAAGCCGTTCCGTCAGATCGAGCCGCTTGGTGGCGGCTTCCGTTATTGTAGCCTCGGTGTGCCGCTCTTCAACGAATTCGGTGACATCGACGACGAGGTTTCGTTTCCCGACCTTGCTGCGCATGTGTTCTTCGCTGAAACTGGCGCACCGATCCCGGCCAAAGCCCAAGTGGGTGACTCCTACCTCGGCAAACATGGTGATCGCGTCGTGTATTTGCTCTTCGCCCAGGGGGAAGAGGGCATGCCGCGCGAAGCGCTTGGAAATGTCCTGACGCCCACCGCATTGGCGGCGCTGCCACCACCTCCCGAAGGATTCGACGGCACCCGTGTCGTCTATGCCGAGGGCACGACAGTTTCCGCAGATCGGCTCAAGGCCGAGCGCGTCGTGTTCAAACAGATCCCGTATCAGATTGCGGGGGTGTAA